Proteins from a genomic interval of Pseudomonas versuta:
- a CDS encoding histidine-type phosphatase encodes MNVSLSALFRVTGPLLTAALSISAPLIAHAQDNGHYVLEKAVQVSRHGVRPQTDTQKLVDATQRQWPTWLVRDGELTGHGYLAASLMGAWQAGHYRHAGLLPAGCPDNTTVYTLSSPKQRTRATAAALLDGMFPGCGQKALASTEKLDPLFQTDKMDFARIDPVIAKGEILKALGGDLQAAKARLQPDLDLLKAAACIEGKPCPFYEAEWVLKQNDEGRLKIKGLDKASSLGETFRLQYSEGKPLSEVAFGHAANAKQVMALTRLHRAKYDFVNDTPHIAKRGGSQLMNQLLLALEQGTALEKSDPLGNPPKAPLLVIVAHDTNLSHLRTLLGFHWALGEYQPGNIPPTGTLAFERYRDANSGERFIRTTFLTQSPDQIRNLTPLTGNNVPLQVDFEQPGCKKTAVGTLCPLESFASTLSKAIDRTAMTTARYP; translated from the coding sequence ATGAACGTTTCTCTTTCGGCCCTTTTTCGTGTCACGGGCCCGTTGCTGACTGCCGCACTAAGCATCAGCGCCCCCCTGATTGCCCACGCCCAGGACAACGGCCACTACGTACTGGAAAAAGCCGTACAGGTCAGCCGCCACGGCGTGCGCCCACAGACCGACACACAAAAACTGGTGGACGCCACCCAGCGCCAGTGGCCCACCTGGCTGGTGCGTGACGGCGAACTTACCGGCCATGGTTATCTGGCAGCCAGCCTGATGGGCGCCTGGCAAGCCGGGCATTATCGTCATGCCGGGTTGCTCCCGGCGGGTTGCCCGGACAACACCACGGTGTACACCCTGTCCAGCCCCAAACAACGCACTCGCGCCACGGCCGCTGCGTTGCTCGACGGCATGTTCCCCGGCTGCGGACAAAAGGCCCTGGCCAGCACGGAAAAACTCGACCCGCTGTTCCAGACCGACAAGATGGACTTTGCCCGCATCGATCCGGTGATCGCCAAAGGTGAAATCCTCAAGGCCCTGGGCGGTGACCTGCAGGCGGCGAAGGCCCGACTGCAACCGGACCTGGACCTGCTCAAGGCCGCAGCCTGTATAGAAGGCAAACCATGCCCGTTCTACGAAGCCGAATGGGTGCTTAAACAGAATGATGAGGGGCGTCTGAAGATCAAGGGCCTGGACAAGGCGTCATCCCTGGGCGAAACCTTTCGCCTGCAATACAGCGAAGGCAAACCTTTGTCCGAAGTCGCTTTCGGCCATGCCGCCAACGCCAAACAGGTGATGGCCCTGACCCGACTGCACCGCGCCAAGTACGACTTCGTCAATGACACGCCGCACATTGCCAAACGCGGTGGTTCGCAGTTGATGAACCAGTTGCTGCTGGCACTGGAACAAGGCACCGCACTGGAAAAATCCGACCCGCTGGGCAATCCGCCCAAAGCCCCGTTACTGGTGATTGTCGCCCACGACACCAACCTCTCGCACTTGCGCACCCTGCTCGGCTTTCACTGGGCCCTGGGCGAGTACCAGCCCGGCAACATCCCGCCAACCGGCACCCTGGCCTTTGAACGCTATCGCGACGCAAACAGTGGTGAACGCTTCATCCGCACCACCTTCCTGACCCAGTCACCGGATCAGATCCGCAACCTGACTCCGCTGACCGGCAACAACGTGCCGCTGCAGGTGGACTTCGAACAGCCCGGCTGCAAAAAAACCGCGGTTGGCACCCTGTGCCCGCTGGAGAGTTTTGCCAGCACCCTGAGCAAAGCCATTGACCGCACCGCGATGACCACGGCGCGCTATCCATAA
- a CDS encoding histidine-type phosphatase, whose protein sequence is MKTSLYASLLLAGMLSPPAFAQTASSDGYVLDKVVQVSRHGVRPPTESNEKLLTRVTQRQWPTWLVPLGNLTGHGYTGAVEMGRYRGQVLRTAGLIPKGCPDARQLLVHASPLQRTKATAQALLDGMFPGCGFQPTYVAGEQDALFQANEMPFAALDPAKAKAQILKALGGSVEAAQERYKPFEEKLREVACLPAADCPYGKQPWVLEENAKGRFSIKGLSAGANMGEVFRLEYSQGLPLDKVAFGNARTPAEVSSLMVLTKAKYDFLNDIPYIASRGASELMNQISLELKQGTAFASKDPQGAPPDVPLMLLVAHDTNISYLRTMLGFGWKLGDYLENNIPPVGTLQFERYKEVKTGDYFLRIAFEAQSMDQIRNLTRLDGAQTPLKGDFASAKDCRKTSVGLLCPLKEALVKVDQNIDPTALTPYSFQ, encoded by the coding sequence ATGAAGACCTCGCTCTACGCCAGCCTGCTACTGGCCGGCATGCTCAGCCCTCCAGCCTTTGCCCAAACCGCGTCCAGTGACGGCTACGTACTGGATAAAGTGGTACAGGTCAGCCGCCACGGGGTACGGCCGCCGACCGAGTCCAATGAAAAACTGCTCACCCGCGTGACCCAGCGTCAATGGCCAACCTGGCTGGTGCCGCTGGGCAATCTGACCGGCCACGGCTACACCGGCGCCGTCGAAATGGGCCGTTATCGCGGCCAGGTCCTGCGTACTGCCGGGCTGATCCCCAAAGGCTGCCCGGACGCCCGCCAACTGCTGGTCCATGCCAGCCCCCTGCAACGTACCAAAGCCACGGCCCAGGCCTTGCTCGACGGCATGTTCCCCGGTTGCGGGTTCCAGCCGACCTATGTTGCAGGCGAACAGGACGCCCTGTTCCAGGCCAATGAAATGCCATTTGCCGCCCTTGACCCGGCAAAAGCCAAGGCCCAAATCCTCAAGGCTCTGGGCGGCAGTGTTGAAGCCGCACAAGAGCGCTACAAACCCTTTGAAGAAAAACTCCGGGAAGTCGCCTGCCTGCCTGCCGCCGATTGCCCGTACGGCAAACAGCCCTGGGTACTCGAAGAAAACGCCAAGGGCCGCTTCTCGATCAAGGGCCTGAGCGCCGGTGCCAACATGGGTGAAGTGTTCCGCCTGGAGTACAGCCAGGGCCTGCCACTGGACAAGGTCGCCTTCGGCAATGCCCGTACCCCGGCCGAGGTGTCGAGCCTGATGGTACTGACCAAAGCCAAATACGACTTCCTCAATGACATCCCCTACATCGCCAGCCGTGGCGCGTCCGAGCTGATGAACCAGATTTCCCTGGAGCTCAAGCAAGGCACCGCCTTCGCCAGCAAGGATCCACAGGGCGCCCCGCCCGATGTACCGCTGATGCTGCTGGTGGCCCACGACACCAACATCTCGTACCTGCGCACCATGCTCGGCTTCGGCTGGAAGCTGGGTGACTATCTGGAAAACAACATCCCGCCGGTAGGCACATTGCAGTTCGAGCGTTACAAGGAAGTCAAAACCGGCGACTACTTTTTGCGCATCGCCTTTGAAGCCCAGTCGATGGATCAGATCCGCAACCTGACCCGGCTAGACGGTGCCCAAACACCGCTCAAGGGTGATTTCGCAAGCGCCAAAGACTGCCGCAAAACCAGCGTCGGCCTGTTGTGCCCGCTCAAAGAGGCGCTGGTCAAAGTCGATCAGAACATTGATCCGACCGCGCTCACGCCTTACAGCTTCCAATAA
- a CDS encoding LysR substrate-binding domain-containing protein, translating to MELRQLRYFVKIVELGSLGRAALELEVGVSALSQQISRLENELSTRLLNRTSTGVTPTSAGVAFLHHAQLTLRQAENAVMAAHRGRMSGYVSVGLAPTTATVLALPLINAMRERYPDIQLHLVEMLSGHLATQLNARQIDLAILFQLEGGKRWSITPLLDEKLFVIASPELPNAPRGDGVQIADLGGLPLVMPSSQHGLRSTLMTAFERSGITPNIVMEVDGLAILMNAVRAGHAATIQPGAAAALKGESGLSLVQITDPHVGRRNLLATLADDELSPAALATRLVMVEVAKKLVQDHQWPGATLIETADD from the coding sequence TTGGAGTTGAGGCAACTGCGCTATTTCGTAAAGATTGTTGAACTGGGCAGTCTTGGACGTGCCGCTCTTGAACTGGAGGTCGGGGTTTCGGCCCTGAGCCAGCAAATCTCCAGGCTCGAAAACGAGCTGTCGACCCGCCTGCTGAATCGCACCTCCACCGGCGTCACCCCCACCAGCGCCGGTGTCGCCTTTTTACATCACGCCCAACTGACCCTGCGTCAGGCCGAAAACGCCGTGATGGCTGCCCATCGCGGCCGTATGAGCGGGTACGTCAGCGTCGGCCTGGCCCCCACCACGGCTACCGTGCTCGCGCTGCCCTTGATCAATGCGATGCGTGAGCGCTATCCGGACATTCAGTTGCATCTGGTGGAGATGCTGTCGGGCCATTTGGCCACGCAGCTCAATGCACGACAGATTGACCTGGCCATCCTGTTTCAGCTCGAAGGCGGGAAGCGCTGGAGCATCACCCCCCTGCTCGATGAAAAACTGTTTGTCATCGCCTCACCCGAACTGCCCAATGCTCCTCGCGGTGATGGCGTGCAGATAGCCGACCTGGGCGGCTTGCCGCTGGTGATGCCAAGTTCGCAACACGGGCTGCGTTCAACCTTGATGACGGCATTCGAGCGTTCGGGGATCACCCCCAATATCGTGATGGAAGTCGACGGTCTGGCAATCTTGATGAACGCCGTGCGGGCCGGGCATGCCGCCACGATTCAACCCGGCGCGGCTGCGGCGCTTAAAGGCGAGTCAGGGCTTTCACTGGTGCAAATCACTGACCCCCATGTGGGCCGGCGTAATCTTCTGGCGACCCTGGCCGATGACGAACTGTCCCCGGCGGCGCTGGCCACGCGGCTGGTGATGGTAGAGGTGGCAAAAAAACTGGTGCAGGATCACCAGTGGCCCGGCGCAACCCTGATTGAAACCGCCGACGACTAG
- the tcuA gene encoding FAD-dependent tricarballylate dehydrogenase TcuA: MIDVLIIGGGNAALCAALMAREAGASVMLLEASPKVWRGGNSQHTRNLRCMHDAPQDVLIDAYPEEEYWQDLLKVTGGITDEKLARIAIRASSTCRDWMRSHGVHFQPPLSGALHVARTNAFFMGGGKALVNAYFRSAERLGVEIRYNTQVTDIELKDGKFIAAHIGAHEVDGQAVAAQRIEARACVLAAGGFESNREWLREAWGQNERGEWPSDNFLIRGTRFNTGILLRRMLDHGADGIGDPTQAHMVAIDARAPLYDGGICTRIDCVSLGVVVNRDGERFYDEGEDFWPKRYAIWGRLVAGQPGQQAYSIIDQQAIGRFMPPVFSGTRANTLEDLARQLQLPQAAFVKTVEDYNKACHVGTFDHTALDDCHTRGLTPAKTHWARPLVQPPFYAYPLKPGVTFTYLGLATDETAAVHFNGKPSPNLFVAGEMMAGNVLGKGYTAGIGMAIGTAFGRIAGVQAAASVGYGPSSTISESRHATV, encoded by the coding sequence ATGATCGATGTACTCATCATAGGTGGCGGCAATGCAGCCCTGTGTGCCGCACTGATGGCTCGGGAAGCCGGCGCCAGCGTCATGCTGCTTGAAGCCTCGCCCAAGGTATGGCGAGGCGGCAATTCTCAACACACGCGTAACCTGCGCTGCATGCACGATGCCCCTCAGGACGTGCTGATCGATGCCTATCCCGAAGAGGAATACTGGCAAGACCTGCTGAAGGTCACCGGCGGTATCACCGATGAGAAACTGGCCCGCATCGCCATTCGCGCGTCTTCGACCTGCCGCGACTGGATGCGCTCCCATGGCGTGCATTTTCAACCGCCGCTATCGGGCGCGCTGCATGTGGCGCGGACCAACGCCTTTTTCATGGGCGGCGGTAAAGCCCTGGTCAATGCTTATTTCCGCAGTGCCGAACGCCTGGGCGTCGAGATCCGCTACAACACGCAAGTGACCGACATTGAGCTCAAGGACGGCAAATTCATCGCCGCCCACATTGGCGCACATGAGGTCGATGGCCAGGCCGTGGCCGCGCAACGCATTGAAGCCCGGGCCTGCGTACTGGCGGCAGGCGGCTTTGAGTCCAACCGTGAATGGCTGCGCGAAGCCTGGGGGCAGAATGAACGGGGGGAATGGCCTTCGGACAACTTCCTGATCCGTGGCACACGGTTCAACACCGGTATCCTGCTGCGGCGCATGCTTGATCACGGTGCTGATGGGATCGGCGATCCGACCCAGGCGCACATGGTCGCCATTGATGCTCGCGCCCCCCTGTATGACGGCGGTATTTGCACGCGCATCGATTGCGTATCCCTGGGTGTGGTCGTCAACCGTGACGGCGAGCGGTTCTACGATGAGGGCGAAGATTTCTGGCCCAAGCGCTATGCCATCTGGGGACGGCTGGTGGCGGGCCAACCGGGTCAGCAGGCGTACTCGATCATCGACCAGCAAGCCATCGGCCGCTTCATGCCGCCGGTGTTCTCCGGTACCCGGGCCAACACCCTGGAGGATCTGGCCCGCCAGCTGCAGCTGCCCCAGGCGGCGTTCGTGAAAACCGTGGAGGACTACAACAAGGCCTGTCACGTCGGCACCTTCGACCACACCGCGCTGGACGATTGCCACACCCGGGGGCTAACCCCGGCCAAAACCCATTGGGCACGGCCGCTGGTGCAGCCACCGTTCTATGCCTATCCGCTCAAACCGGGCGTTACCTTCACCTATCTGGGCCTTGCCACCGACGAAACCGCTGCCGTGCATTTCAATGGCAAGCCCAGCCCCAACCTGTTCGTTGCCGGCGAAATGATGGCCGGCAACGTACTGGGCAAGGGCTACACCGCGGGTATCGGCATGGCCATCGGTACCGCGTTCGGGCGTATTGCCGGCGTACAGGCCGCCGCCTCCGTGGGCTATGGCCCTTCCTCCACGATTTCGGAATCTCGACATGCAACTGTTTGA
- the tcuB gene encoding tricarballylate utilization 4Fe-4S protein TcuB — translation MQLFDPKASGELIPVLNLDETEVQRQLAICNSCRYCEGFCAVFPAMTRRLEFAQADIHYLANLCHNCGACLHACQYAAPHEFAINVPKAMAKVRLDTYAEYAWPKALGTLYQRNGLTLALATAAGLALFLCLMLMVMGNLLTPMAGGNFYGIFPHNTLALMFGPVFGFAVLALTLGVRRFWRDISPASAPLGLKTSAALEATSNVARLKYLDGGHGEGCNNSDDAFTLWRRRFHHLTFYGFMLCFAATGVATLYHFVLHWSAPYPVFSLPVMLGIVGGLGLLVGPAGLLWLNLRRHPDQGDEQQKPMDRGFIALLLLISASGLALLALRDTSALGLALAIHLGLVMAFFLTMPYSKFAHGIFRSAALLKYAIEKRQPNPINAASD, via the coding sequence ATGCAACTGTTTGATCCCAAGGCATCCGGCGAATTGATCCCGGTATTGAACCTTGATGAAACCGAAGTCCAGCGCCAGCTGGCGATCTGCAACTCCTGCCGTTACTGCGAGGGCTTCTGCGCGGTGTTTCCGGCCATGACCCGGCGTCTTGAATTTGCCCAGGCCGATATCCACTACTTGGCCAACCTTTGCCACAACTGTGGTGCGTGCCTGCATGCCTGCCAATACGCAGCCCCCCACGAATTTGCAATCAATGTGCCCAAGGCCATGGCCAAGGTACGCCTCGACACCTACGCCGAATACGCCTGGCCCAAGGCCCTGGGCACTTTGTATCAGCGCAACGGCCTGACCCTGGCCCTGGCCACTGCGGCGGGGCTGGCGTTATTTCTGTGCCTCATGCTGATGGTGATGGGCAATCTCTTGACCCCTATGGCCGGGGGCAATTTCTACGGGATTTTCCCGCACAACACACTGGCACTGATGTTCGGGCCGGTGTTCGGCTTTGCAGTGCTTGCCCTGACCCTGGGCGTACGCCGCTTCTGGCGCGATATTTCACCTGCCAGCGCCCCTCTGGGGCTTAAAACCTCAGCGGCCCTGGAAGCGACGTCCAACGTTGCCCGGCTCAAGTATCTGGACGGAGGGCACGGCGAGGGCTGTAACAATAGCGACGACGCGTTCACCCTGTGGCGTCGGCGCTTCCACCACTTGACCTTCTACGGCTTCATGCTGTGCTTCGCAGCTACCGGCGTCGCCACCCTCTATCACTTTGTCCTGCACTGGTCGGCTCCGTATCCCGTGTTCAGCCTGCCCGTGATGCTGGGCATCGTCGGTGGTCTTGGCCTGCTGGTCGGCCCGGCCGGGTTGTTATGGCTGAACCTGCGCCGTCATCCGGATCAGGGCGACGAACAGCAAAAGCCCATGGACCGCGGCTTTATCGCATTGCTGCTGTTGATCAGTGCCAGCGGGCTGGCGTTACTCGCCCTGCGTGACACCAGCGCCCTGGGGCTGGCCCTGGCGATCCACCTCGGCCTGGTCATGGCGTTCTTCCTGACCATGCCGTACAGCAAATTTGCCCACGGCATCTTCCGCAGCGCAGCCCTGCTCAAATACGCCATCGAAAAGCGCCAGCCCAACCCGATTAACGCCGCAAGCGACTGA
- a CDS encoding MFS transporter: protein MMKTTIETSRKKGSKLGAILRVTSGNFLEQFDFFLFGFYATYISRTFFPATSEFASLMMTFAVFGSGFLMRPLGAIILGAYIDKVGRRKGLIVTLSIMAAGTVLIALVPGYASIGIAAPVLVLLGRLLQGFSAGAEMGGVSVYLAEIATPGRTGFYTSWQSASQQVAIILAAALGYSINAFMETSEIAAWGWRIPFFIGCVIIPFIFVIRRSLEETEAFKARRHHPSASEVFRSMRENWRTVLAGGLLASMTTTTFYLITVYTPTFGRTVLNLSTTDSLVVTLFVGLSNFIWLPIGGALSDKIGRRPLLLGISLLCMLTAYPAMHWLAEAASFERLLIVLLYFSFFFGLYNGAMVAALTEVMPQNVRVVGFSLAFSLATALFGGFTPAISTILVQATGDKASPAFWLMFAAFCGFCATMALYRQQKAPVLNVA from the coding sequence ATGATGAAAACAACAATAGAAACAAGCCGCAAAAAGGGGTCCAAGCTAGGCGCCATTTTGCGGGTCACCAGCGGTAACTTCCTCGAACAGTTCGACTTCTTCCTGTTCGGTTTTTACGCCACCTATATCTCCAGGACCTTCTTTCCTGCGACCAGCGAATTTGCCTCGCTGATGATGACTTTTGCAGTCTTTGGTTCCGGCTTTTTGATGCGCCCGCTGGGCGCCATCATTCTGGGTGCCTACATCGACAAGGTGGGACGGCGTAAAGGGCTGATCGTAACGCTGTCGATCATGGCCGCGGGCACGGTACTGATTGCACTGGTGCCGGGCTATGCCAGCATCGGCATTGCCGCCCCGGTTCTGGTGTTGCTGGGACGGCTGCTGCAAGGGTTTTCTGCGGGTGCAGAAATGGGCGGTGTTTCGGTGTATCTGGCCGAAATCGCCACGCCCGGGCGAACGGGTTTCTACACCAGCTGGCAATCAGCCAGTCAGCAGGTGGCGATCATTCTGGCCGCTGCACTGGGATACTCGATCAATGCATTTATGGAGACGTCCGAGATTGCCGCCTGGGGCTGGCGCATTCCGTTCTTCATCGGCTGCGTGATTATCCCGTTCATCTTTGTCATTCGCCGCTCGCTGGAAGAAACCGAGGCCTTCAAAGCCCGGCGCCACCACCCAAGCGCCAGCGAAGTGTTCCGCTCCATGCGTGAAAACTGGCGGACCGTGCTGGCGGGCGGCCTGCTGGCTTCCATGACCACCACCACCTTCTACCTGATCACGGTCTACACCCCGACCTTCGGCAGGACCGTACTCAACCTGAGCACCACCGACAGTCTGGTGGTGACCCTGTTCGTCGGCCTGAGCAACTTCATCTGGTTACCCATTGGCGGCGCCCTCTCCGACAAAATCGGCCGTCGGCCCCTGCTGCTGGGCATTTCCCTGCTGTGCATGCTCACCGCCTATCCGGCCATGCATTGGCTGGCCGAAGCCGCGAGTTTTGAACGGCTGCTCATCGTGCTGCTGTACTTCTCGTTCTTCTTTGGTCTGTACAACGGCGCAATGGTGGCAGCCCTGACCGAAGTCATGCCGCAAAACGTACGGGTGGTGGGGTTCTCTCTGGCCTTCAGCCTGGCCACGGCGCTATTCGGCGGCTTCACACCTGCCATTTCGACCATTCTGGTACAGGCTACCGGAGACAAGGCATCCCCTGCGTTCTGGCTGATGTTCGCGGCCTTTTGCGGGTTCTGCGCAACGATGGCGCTGTACCGTCAGCAAAAAGCGCCGGTGCTCAACGTGGCATAA
- a CDS encoding FadR/GntR family transcriptional regulator, which yields MPFQVIDNQRLYRQIADQLRALIDSGEFPPGSRLPAERELAKLLGVSRASVREAMIALEVIGLVDVRVGNGVLVCEPPVQAVSSEPVMAQVTRNQWKELDPELGIEVDFSAEIPPFALLQARRLIEPEAAALAALNASDEELAGIREAFERNVQDNREGSHTHPGDRLFHIRIAQASDNPAYALMIQHLLGHRYGSMFQRLQSHYGSGDMPHRSEDEHRRVLQALEQHDPGAARQAMAEHLDEVIRIFSRSAQ from the coding sequence ATGCCATTTCAAGTTATTGATAACCAAAGACTTTACCGGCAGATCGCCGATCAGCTACGGGCCTTGATCGACAGCGGTGAATTTCCGCCGGGCAGCCGTTTGCCGGCTGAGCGCGAGTTGGCCAAGTTGCTGGGCGTGAGCCGGGCATCTGTGCGCGAGGCGATGATTGCTCTGGAAGTGATTGGCTTGGTGGATGTGCGGGTCGGTAACGGGGTATTGGTCTGCGAGCCGCCGGTGCAAGCGGTATCGAGTGAGCCGGTGATGGCCCAGGTCACGCGCAATCAATGGAAGGAACTGGACCCCGAGCTGGGGATTGAGGTGGATTTCAGTGCCGAGATCCCGCCCTTCGCCTTGCTCCAGGCGCGCCGTCTGATCGAACCCGAGGCCGCGGCACTGGCGGCGTTGAATGCCAGCGATGAAGAACTGGCAGGCATCCGCGAAGCGTTCGAGCGCAACGTGCAGGACAACCGCGAGGGTTCCCACACCCATCCCGGCGACCGCCTGTTTCATATCCGCATCGCCCAGGCCTCGGACAACCCGGCCTACGCGTTGATGATCCAGCACCTGCTGGGCCATCGTTACGGCAGCATGTTCCAGCGCCTGCAAAGTCATTACGGCTCGGGTGACATGCCCCATCGTTCGGAAGACGAACACCGGCGGGTGCTGCAGGCGCTGGAGCAACACGATCCGGGCGCCGCGCGTCAGGCGATGGCCGAGCATCTGGATGAAGTGATCAGGATTTTCAGTCGCAGCGCTCAGTGA